The following are from one region of the Sandaracinus amylolyticus genome:
- a CDS encoding DUF4962 domain-containing protein — MGLVRTCACIVVLLLAATSVQAQDRPRVLLSRDELPRVREALDRDLAPVATALTRGIDAAYEGSFPRTPDPSWEYFDDPRAIGDSLFAFAFAALVWGDAGDERARRAVELARAYLVGICGYGDWVFASRQDGPAPDLYSAHFLMDVAVAYDWLHARLSEGERATCRTTIAREGRKMYDAAIGGAWWVEDRIQNHHWINHAGLGIAAIAVHGEIEADTAAWRRAAESALTDARGAMNLVEGGAWHEGCGYANYGLEALLIHGLASRRAEGIDFADAALLRDLPSMRAMTMPPALAHRREYPVWGDFSSFTNDSTIALAAHRMRFGGARLAAWYARQFLEGGGGGRTGITTWPPSQRGPIMAAILWDSSITPEAPRTLDHFAADLSLFTTRSGWDEDDAVVVLKNGPFGGHGNFARVRDGGEAEGTINYGHDHADDLGVQMFADGEWLTVPVPGYWIGRANGDPEANRTRFANSILIDGLGQLGEGVRRGSSAADDARAWFWDRIGTIPSYGSTAHHAFARADGTALYPASRGMELVERVMVHADREVVLVRDRVRSSASHRYEVVWHAVDAAVRDGSWLRLEAKNGRALGVRVLAPASFEITTEPQTARHVQRFDADGQLTAAMVRPSSDASAHTFLHALVPVRTASWASRRAIDPIDGDRGARFGETRVVFEGADGIEHDGAAAIVGAARAAILAGSSLVVDGTSRIEVLEGAPASVEVETSEGAIELSGDRVSVRVHAPEVTRVTRGGVEVAYQRDGDHVVVGAGAEPEEDGGMQVDGGVSNVREDGGVVDASTPSTTPGRSTVEGTCSCGVVGAPASRGSAALAALGMLGMLIAARRRWALAAVTALALGCAGGEGDEPGGVDAGATPRDASGIDAQVDDDLDAAVVGPDATTGEDAAVDRTDAATPPGDDVDCFGTRNIHPTIAGGREWCLPADPTRGSGAWDPHDDAVGAGSEPGTLLSDGSPRHSVTSLEGDAWWRNVEMTVYLRWLEGDEGEEFTFYARGERHSDGMVSTSEINDGVVAPPGTVTWPGYPFSRPVPQPCLGSAYKGSLAVDGSAFFKKEISHTAGYTNAAAEETVFAEGLPRGEWVGFKFVLQNDGDGVHMEIWVDREADGHWDRVTQHDDRGGWNGDPQDDGCDAAPLSYERDQIVDWAGPIAVLRADLQRFELRAFTVREIAPLR; from the coding sequence ATGGGCCTCGTCCGCACCTGTGCCTGCATCGTCGTGTTGCTCCTCGCCGCGACGAGCGTGCAGGCCCAGGACCGGCCGCGCGTGCTGCTCTCGCGCGACGAGCTGCCGCGGGTACGCGAGGCGCTCGACCGAGATCTCGCGCCGGTCGCGACCGCGCTCACCCGCGGCATCGATGCCGCGTACGAGGGCTCGTTCCCGCGCACGCCCGATCCGAGCTGGGAGTACTTCGACGATCCGCGCGCGATCGGCGACTCGCTCTTCGCGTTCGCGTTCGCCGCGCTGGTGTGGGGCGACGCCGGCGACGAGCGGGCACGCCGCGCGGTGGAGCTCGCGCGCGCGTACCTCGTCGGCATCTGCGGCTACGGCGACTGGGTGTTCGCGTCGCGCCAGGACGGGCCCGCGCCGGACCTCTACTCCGCGCACTTCCTGATGGACGTCGCGGTCGCGTACGACTGGCTCCACGCGCGCTTGTCGGAGGGCGAGCGCGCGACGTGCCGCACCACGATCGCGCGCGAGGGTCGCAAGATGTACGACGCCGCGATCGGCGGCGCGTGGTGGGTCGAGGACCGCATCCAGAACCACCACTGGATCAACCACGCGGGGCTCGGCATCGCGGCGATCGCGGTGCACGGCGAGATCGAGGCGGACACCGCGGCGTGGCGTCGCGCGGCCGAGTCGGCGCTCACCGATGCGCGCGGCGCGATGAACCTCGTCGAGGGCGGCGCGTGGCACGAAGGATGTGGCTACGCGAACTACGGGCTCGAGGCGCTGCTGATCCACGGCCTCGCATCGCGCCGCGCCGAAGGGATCGACTTCGCCGACGCCGCGCTGCTGCGCGATCTGCCGTCGATGCGCGCGATGACGATGCCGCCCGCGCTCGCGCATCGCCGCGAGTACCCGGTGTGGGGCGACTTCTCGAGCTTCACCAACGACTCGACGATCGCGCTCGCCGCGCATCGCATGCGCTTCGGCGGCGCTCGCCTCGCGGCGTGGTACGCGCGGCAGTTCCTCGAGGGCGGCGGCGGCGGGCGCACCGGGATCACGACGTGGCCGCCCTCGCAGCGCGGGCCGATCATGGCGGCGATCCTCTGGGACTCGTCGATCACGCCCGAGGCGCCGCGCACGCTCGATCACTTCGCGGCCGACCTCTCGCTCTTCACGACGCGCAGCGGATGGGACGAGGACGACGCGGTCGTGGTGCTCAAGAACGGGCCCTTCGGCGGTCACGGCAACTTCGCGCGGGTGCGCGACGGCGGTGAGGCCGAGGGCACGATCAACTACGGGCACGACCACGCCGACGATCTCGGCGTGCAGATGTTCGCCGACGGCGAGTGGCTCACGGTGCCGGTGCCCGGCTACTGGATCGGTCGCGCCAACGGCGACCCCGAGGCGAACCGCACGCGCTTCGCGAACTCGATCCTGATCGATGGGCTCGGTCAGCTCGGCGAGGGCGTGCGCCGGGGGAGCTCCGCCGCCGACGATGCGCGCGCGTGGTTCTGGGATCGCATCGGCACGATCCCGTCCTACGGCAGCACCGCGCACCACGCGTTCGCGCGCGCCGACGGCACCGCGCTCTATCCGGCATCGCGCGGCATGGAGCTCGTCGAGCGCGTGATGGTGCACGCGGATCGCGAGGTCGTGCTGGTGCGCGATCGTGTGCGATCGAGCGCGTCGCATCGCTACGAGGTCGTGTGGCACGCGGTCGACGCCGCGGTGCGCGACGGATCGTGGCTGCGCCTCGAGGCGAAGAACGGGCGCGCGCTCGGCGTGCGCGTGCTCGCCCCGGCGTCGTTCGAGATCACGACCGAGCCGCAGACCGCGCGCCACGTGCAGCGCTTCGACGCGGACGGGCAGCTCACCGCGGCGATGGTGCGACCGTCGAGCGACGCGAGCGCGCACACGTTCCTGCACGCGCTGGTGCCGGTGCGCACCGCGTCGTGGGCGTCGCGCCGCGCGATCGATCCGATCGACGGCGATCGTGGCGCGCGCTTCGGCGAGACCCGCGTCGTCTTCGAGGGCGCCGACGGGATCGAGCACGACGGAGCCGCGGCGATCGTGGGCGCCGCGCGCGCGGCGATCCTCGCGGGCAGCTCGCTCGTCGTCGATGGCACGTCGCGGATCGAGGTGCTCGAGGGCGCGCCCGCGAGCGTCGAGGTCGAGACGAGCGAGGGCGCGATCGAGCTCAGCGGCGATCGCGTGAGCGTGCGGGTCCACGCGCCCGAGGTGACGCGGGTCACGCGCGGAGGCGTCGAGGTCGCGTACCAGCGCGACGGAGATCACGTGGTGGTCGGCGCTGGCGCCGAGCCCGAGGAGGACGGTGGCATGCAGGTCGACGGCGGGGTCTCGAACGTGCGGGAGGACGGCGGTGTCGTGGATGCGAGCACCCCGTCGACGACGCCGGGCCGCAGCACGGTCGAAGGCACGTGCTCGTGCGGGGTCGTGGGCGCGCCGGCATCGCGCGGCAGCGCGGCGCTCGCGGCGCTCGGGATGCTGGGCATGCTGATCGCGGCGCGGCGCCGGTGGGCCCTCGCGGCGGTCACCGCGCTCGCGCTCGGCTGTGCGGGCGGCGAGGGCGACGAGCCCGGCGGCGTCGACGCCGGCGCGACGCCGCGCGATGCGAGCGGCATCGACGCGCAGGTCGACGACGACCTCGACGCCGCGGTCGTCGGCCCCGACGCGACGACCGGCGAGGACGCCGCGGTCGATCGGACCGACGCCGCGACGCCGCCCGGCGACGACGTCGACTGCTTCGGCACCCGCAACATCCATCCGACGATCGCCGGCGGCCGCGAGTGGTGTCTGCCCGCCGATCCGACGCGCGGGAGCGGCGCCTGGGATCCCCACGACGACGCGGTGGGCGCGGGCAGCGAGCCGGGCACGCTGCTGAGCGACGGATCGCCGCGCCACAGCGTGACGTCGCTCGAGGGCGACGCGTGGTGGCGCAACGTCGAGATGACGGTCTACCTGCGCTGGCTCGAGGGCGACGAGGGCGAGGAGTTCACGTTCTACGCGCGCGGCGAGCGCCACAGCGACGGCATGGTCTCGACGTCGGAGATCAACGACGGAGTCGTGGCACCGCCCGGCACCGTGACCTGGCCCGGCTATCCGTTCTCGCGACCGGTGCCCCAGCCCTGCCTCGGCAGCGCGTACAAGGGCAGCCTCGCGGTCGACGGCAGTGCGTTCTTCAAGAAGGAGATCAGCCACACCGCGGGCTACACGAACGCGGCGGCCGAAGAGACGGTGTTCGCCGAGGGGCTGCCCCGCGGCGAGTGGGTCGGCTTCAAGTTCGTGCTGCAGAACGACGGCGACGGCGTGCACATGGAGATCTGGGTCGACCGCGAGGCCGACGGACACTGGGATCGTGTGACCCAGCACGACGATCGCGGCGGCTGGAACGGCGACCCCCAGGACGACGGCTGCGACGCGGCGCCGCTCTCGTACGAGCGCGATCAGATCGTCGACTGGGCGGGCCCGATCGCGGTGCTGCGCGCCGACCTGCAGCGCTTCGAGCTGCGCGCGTTCACGGTGCGCGAGATCGCCCCGCTGCGCTGA
- a CDS encoding mechanosensitive ion channel family protein produces the protein MGAHSEIRGVALIALALSLLAMRASAQDAGTLAPDAGTVEEAPPSEPAAPEPAAEEPEADRPDPAEEAREALRGAHLGELATRTRTALQAARPLLRASDSITDIQRRLPRTEADLERLGHPSRLARISQLSQRELADLRQEWRRYGTMLEEWQTTLVERAGELEQARSELVELRRQWAALRRASETAGRPEGRHERIVTSLEQSRNAATELDQQRELVLGLQDRVSELALVVEDVTEQLRAASAAYRDRLFVRDAPPFWQGLRGATSSTDERSLATQARESFTSSSETPAELAASLAPGVMRQLFVFALLAGIVLIIQRRSRSWPEGDETLAIARAIVARPFSTALLVTLLATPALVRNAPIALYDVVFFLLLVPLARVLPPLAPPHVRPILYFLVGFLFVNRIESTMPEGTELRRLLLLLECLIAIAALGWWAQRTSQSDRLTAVLRGVAVTAAIMLVLGLVANGLGYFFLAEMIGVGTGFSVYTGLTLVAAVVVAQALLDLAIRSEAGRLSHAFREHGGLIHRRMLGALSLAAFVLWAFATLDGYGVGASLWKWAAETLETQWDVGNLHLSLGAIVAAITIVVVTHYSARCIRFLLEIDVLPRMKLEPGVDGAISGISRYVIYGGGLLLALAALGIDASQIALVAGALGVGIGFGLQNIVANFFAGVILMLERPVRIGDFIEISPLVGTVSRIGLRSSTVRAPDGAEVIVPNEKLISREVVNWTLSDRKRRVEVKVGVAYGTDPHRVLEILRRVAQEHAEVTKDGVPPSASFAAFGESSLDFALQFWTSDFGEAGRIRSEVGLRVHDALTEAGIEIPFPQRDLHVKSLPEGFIAKKA, from the coding sequence ATGGGAGCACATTCGGAAATCCGTGGCGTCGCGCTGATCGCGCTCGCCCTCTCGCTGCTCGCGATGCGCGCCTCCGCGCAGGACGCCGGCACCCTCGCGCCCGACGCCGGCACGGTCGAAGAGGCGCCGCCGAGCGAGCCCGCGGCGCCCGAGCCCGCCGCCGAGGAGCCCGAGGCCGATCGCCCCGACCCCGCCGAAGAAGCGCGCGAGGCCCTGCGCGGCGCGCACCTCGGCGAGCTCGCGACGCGCACCCGCACCGCGCTCCAGGCGGCGCGCCCGCTGCTGCGCGCGAGCGACTCGATCACCGACATCCAGCGTCGACTGCCGCGCACCGAGGCCGATCTCGAGCGGCTCGGACATCCCTCGCGGCTCGCGCGCATCTCGCAGCTCTCGCAGCGCGAGCTCGCCGATCTGCGCCAGGAGTGGCGGCGCTACGGCACGATGCTCGAGGAGTGGCAGACGACGCTCGTCGAGCGCGCGGGCGAGCTCGAGCAGGCGCGCAGCGAGCTGGTGGAGCTGCGCCGACAGTGGGCCGCGCTGCGGCGCGCGTCGGAGACCGCGGGGCGTCCCGAAGGTCGCCACGAGCGCATCGTCACGTCGCTCGAGCAGTCGCGCAACGCGGCGACCGAGCTCGATCAGCAGCGCGAGCTCGTGCTCGGCCTGCAGGATCGCGTCTCGGAGCTCGCGCTCGTCGTCGAGGACGTGACCGAGCAGCTGCGCGCGGCGAGCGCCGCGTACCGCGATCGCCTCTTCGTGCGCGACGCGCCGCCGTTCTGGCAGGGCCTGCGCGGCGCGACCTCGTCGACCGACGAGCGCTCGCTCGCGACCCAGGCGCGCGAGAGCTTCACGTCGAGCTCCGAGACCCCCGCGGAGCTCGCGGCCTCGCTCGCGCCGGGCGTGATGCGCCAGCTCTTCGTCTTCGCGCTGCTCGCGGGGATCGTGCTGATCATCCAGCGACGCAGCCGCAGCTGGCCCGAGGGCGACGAGACGCTCGCGATCGCGCGCGCGATCGTGGCGCGGCCGTTCTCCACCGCGCTCCTCGTCACGCTGCTCGCGACGCCCGCGCTGGTGCGCAACGCGCCGATCGCGCTCTACGACGTCGTGTTCTTCCTGCTGCTCGTGCCGCTCGCGCGCGTGCTCCCGCCGCTCGCGCCGCCCCACGTGCGGCCGATCCTCTACTTCCTCGTCGGCTTCCTCTTCGTGAACCGCATCGAGTCGACGATGCCCGAGGGCACCGAGCTGCGGCGCCTGCTGCTGCTCCTCGAGTGCCTGATCGCGATCGCCGCGCTGGGCTGGTGGGCGCAGCGCACGAGCCAGAGCGATCGCCTCACCGCGGTGCTGCGCGGCGTCGCGGTGACCGCCGCGATCATGCTCGTGCTCGGCCTCGTCGCGAACGGCCTCGGGTACTTCTTCCTCGCCGAGATGATCGGCGTCGGCACCGGGTTCAGCGTCTACACCGGGCTCACGCTGGTCGCCGCGGTGGTGGTCGCGCAGGCGCTGCTCGACCTCGCGATCCGCAGCGAAGCGGGACGTCTCTCCCACGCGTTCCGCGAGCACGGCGGGCTCATCCACCGGCGCATGCTCGGCGCGCTCTCGCTCGCCGCGTTCGTGCTCTGGGCGTTCGCGACGCTCGACGGGTACGGCGTCGGCGCATCGCTGTGGAAGTGGGCGGCCGAGACGCTCGAGACCCAGTGGGACGTCGGCAACCTGCACCTCTCGCTCGGCGCGATCGTCGCGGCGATCACGATCGTCGTGGTCACCCACTACAGCGCACGCTGCATCCGCTTCCTGCTCGAGATCGACGTGCTCCCGCGCATGAAGCTCGAGCCCGGCGTCGACGGAGCGATCTCCGGCATCTCGCGCTACGTGATCTACGGCGGCGGCCTGCTCCTCGCGCTCGCCGCGCTCGGCATCGACGCGAGCCAGATCGCGCTCGTCGCCGGTGCGCTCGGCGTCGGCATCGGCTTCGGTCTGCAGAACATCGTCGCGAACTTCTTCGCGGGCGTGATCCTCATGCTCGAGCGCCCGGTGCGCATCGGCGACTTCATCGAGATCAGCCCGCTCGTCGGCACGGTCTCGCGGATCGGGCTGCGCTCGAGCACGGTGCGCGCGCCCGACGGCGCCGAGGTGATCGTGCCGAACGAGAAGCTGATCAGCCGCGAGGTCGTGAACTGGACGCTCTCGGATCGGAAGCGCCGCGTCGAGGTGAAGGTCGGCGTCGCGTACGGCACCGATCCCCATCGCGTGCTCGAGATCCTCCGGCGCGTCGCGCAGGAGCACGCCGAGGTCACGAAGGACGGGGTCCCGCCGAGCGCGTCGTTCGCTGCGTTCGGCGAGAGCTCGCTCGACTTCGCGCTGCAGTTCTGGACGAGCGATTTCGGCGAGGCGGGCCGCATCCGCAGCGAGGTCGGGCTGCGGGTGCACGACGCGCTCACCGAGGCCGGGATCGAGATCCCGTTCCCCCAGCGCGACCTGCACGTGAAGAGCCTGCCCGAGGGATTCATCGCGAAGAAGGCGTGA
- a CDS encoding ATP-binding protein, with protein MTEQQERAWRAQDVVDVLPMPALVTCGADCAAVNAAYLTMLGVDAGEVVGRSIESLILERVAPPDRDVVERAHEQSRTPQPAGHLWCRLRDAGGREHAVRVVWRRLCVPGARLVVFFDAEPEAFGRESTDVLARVAGSLGSCATEDDVLERAAEALSERGLTSTVLLIDEGDPLLRYGPTRSPGSGPGRRAFERARPPRAILETFNPAFSDRRAAFFQNGVRLVRDAYPEPVASDLAARLPSERMVQAPLFVDGRPYGALVVTGDLLTPLLAVSIELFAELVARAIENVRLRQERVDRERLAALGEAAAVMAHEVRNPVAALRNAVSLLQRADLDAPSRQAMMRVVSEEASRLERMVEDLLTLGRPLVPRPRAVALESLVDAAVGLLSRRSELDAVTIEVSTPDRPMLALVDEDLLQLAVNNVLRNAAQSSPARGRVRVSFEIGTRERAVVVEDEGPGFTDEVMKRLCEPFLTTRATGTGMGLAVVRRILDASGGRIEAGRGAAGGARVALWVPAED; from the coding sequence TTGACGGAGCAGCAAGAGCGAGCGTGGCGCGCGCAGGACGTGGTCGACGTCCTGCCGATGCCTGCGCTCGTCACGTGCGGCGCGGACTGCGCCGCGGTCAACGCGGCGTACCTGACGATGCTGGGCGTCGATGCCGGCGAGGTGGTCGGCCGCTCGATCGAGTCGTTGATCCTCGAGCGGGTCGCGCCGCCCGATCGCGACGTGGTCGAGCGCGCGCACGAGCAGTCGCGCACGCCGCAGCCCGCGGGTCACCTCTGGTGCCGGCTGCGCGACGCCGGAGGACGCGAGCACGCGGTGCGCGTGGTGTGGCGACGGCTCTGTGTGCCCGGCGCGCGGCTCGTCGTGTTCTTCGACGCGGAGCCCGAGGCGTTCGGCCGCGAGTCGACCGACGTGCTCGCGCGTGTCGCGGGATCGCTCGGCTCGTGCGCGACCGAGGACGACGTGCTCGAGCGCGCCGCGGAGGCGCTCTCGGAGCGCGGCCTCACCTCGACGGTGCTCTTGATCGACGAGGGCGATCCGCTGCTGCGCTACGGCCCGACGCGCTCGCCGGGCAGCGGTCCCGGACGGCGCGCGTTCGAGCGGGCGCGCCCGCCGCGCGCGATCCTCGAGACGTTCAATCCTGCGTTCTCCGATCGACGCGCCGCGTTCTTCCAGAACGGCGTGCGCCTCGTGCGCGACGCGTACCCCGAGCCGGTCGCGAGCGATCTCGCAGCGCGCCTTCCGTCGGAGCGCATGGTGCAGGCGCCGCTCTTCGTCGACGGCCGGCCCTACGGCGCGCTGGTCGTCACCGGCGATCTCCTCACGCCGCTCCTCGCGGTGTCGATCGAGCTCTTCGCGGAGCTCGTGGCGCGTGCGATCGAGAACGTCCGGCTGCGCCAGGAGCGCGTCGACCGCGAGCGGCTCGCGGCGCTCGGCGAGGCCGCCGCGGTGATGGCGCACGAGGTGAGGAACCCGGTCGCCGCGCTGCGCAACGCGGTGTCGCTGCTGCAGCGCGCGGATCTCGACGCGCCGTCGCGCCAGGCGATGATGCGCGTGGTGAGCGAAGAGGCGTCGCGCCTCGAGCGGATGGTCGAAGATCTGCTCACGCTCGGTCGCCCCCTCGTGCCGCGCCCGCGCGCGGTCGCGCTCGAGTCGCTCGTCGATGCGGCGGTCGGGCTGCTCTCGAGGCGCAGCGAGCTCGACGCGGTGACGATCGAGGTGAGCACGCCCGATCGCCCGATGCTCGCGCTCGTCGACGAAGATCTGCTGCAGCTCGCGGTGAACAACGTGCTCCGCAACGCGGCGCAGTCGTCTCCGGCGCGCGGCCGGGTGCGCGTGTCGTTCGAGATCGGGACGCGCGAGCGCGCGGTGGTGGTGGAGGACGAGGGGCCGGGCTTCACCGACGAGGTGATGAAGCGGCTCTGCGAGCCCTTCCTGACGACTCGCGCGACCGGCACCGGGATGGGCCTCGCGGTGGTGCGGCGCATCCTCGACGCGAGCGGCGGGCGCATCGAGGCGGGACGAGGCGCGGCCGGCGGCGCGCGCGTCGCGCTGTGGGTGCCGGCCGAAGATTGA
- a CDS encoding right-handed parallel beta-helix repeat-containing protein: MTCRVALLVVLLSLLAPSARAQDCDCDHTLALDVTTADGEALGIEAGDRVCVAAGERPFLRLSRFVGAADAPITVINCGGRVVIRNTDRAYALVVEGASRFVRVTGTGDPEIEHGFDVSAPDRDPYAGVGVWIQGRASDVEIDHMEVHDTGFAGVMAKTDPGCDDRPFWDDFVMRDVHLHHLWVHDTGGEGFYVGSTQTAGYMRECDGTTVTIPAHFLEGIEIDHVLVEDTEWDGAQVGFARSGCSVHDSVIRRVGSAGEMYQQQGLQLGAYSTCDVRRNVLSDGPAQGIIVLDTGDTTIADNVIARFGENGVYVNLRGLVERASHRFVHNTISGFGEDAIQVFGAGIQDSVAWNNFVIGGDASAIAAGGDVGIEIDHNVVASSIAEAGVIGQDDFHLGADSPARGAGRDLREMGFAIDLDGRARAMPPSAGAYEHSEDAAEIDAGVGSDASTTEAPSSSGCGCRVTRRADGSAPLALASLAITTIALRRRRR; the protein is encoded by the coding sequence ATGACGTGTCGTGTCGCGCTCCTCGTCGTCCTGCTCTCGCTGCTCGCTCCATCCGCTCGCGCCCAGGACTGCGATTGTGATCACACGCTCGCGCTCGACGTGACCACCGCCGACGGCGAGGCGCTCGGGATCGAGGCCGGCGATCGCGTGTGCGTCGCGGCGGGCGAGCGCCCGTTCCTTCGTCTCTCGCGCTTCGTCGGCGCCGCCGACGCGCCGATCACCGTGATCAACTGCGGCGGTCGCGTCGTGATCCGCAACACCGATCGCGCGTATGCGCTGGTGGTCGAGGGCGCGTCGCGCTTCGTGCGCGTGACCGGCACCGGCGATCCCGAGATCGAGCACGGCTTCGACGTGAGCGCGCCCGATCGTGATCCCTACGCGGGCGTGGGCGTGTGGATCCAGGGCCGCGCCAGCGACGTCGAGATCGATCACATGGAGGTGCACGACACCGGCTTCGCCGGGGTGATGGCGAAGACCGATCCCGGCTGCGACGACCGGCCCTTCTGGGACGACTTCGTCATGCGCGACGTGCATCTGCACCACCTCTGGGTGCACGACACCGGCGGCGAGGGATTCTACGTCGGCAGCACCCAGACCGCGGGCTACATGCGCGAGTGCGACGGCACCACGGTGACGATCCCCGCGCACTTCCTCGAGGGCATCGAGATCGACCACGTGCTCGTCGAGGACACCGAGTGGGACGGCGCGCAGGTCGGCTTCGCGCGCAGCGGATGCAGCGTGCACGACAGCGTGATCCGCCGCGTCGGATCGGCGGGCGAGATGTACCAGCAGCAGGGCCTGCAGCTCGGCGCGTACTCGACGTGCGACGTGCGGCGCAACGTGCTGAGCGACGGGCCCGCGCAGGGGATCATCGTGCTCGACACCGGCGACACGACGATCGCGGACAACGTGATCGCGCGCTTCGGCGAGAACGGCGTCTACGTGAACCTGCGCGGTCTCGTGGAGCGCGCGAGCCATCGCTTCGTGCACAACACGATCAGCGGCTTCGGCGAGGACGCGATCCAGGTGTTCGGCGCGGGCATCCAGGATTCCGTCGCGTGGAACAACTTCGTGATCGGCGGCGACGCGTCGGCGATCGCGGCGGGCGGAGACGTCGGCATCGAGATCGACCACAACGTGGTCGCGTCCTCGATCGCCGAGGCCGGCGTGATCGGCCAGGACGACTTCCATCTCGGCGCGGACTCGCCGGCGCGCGGTGCCGGGCGCGACCTGCGCGAGATGGGGTTCGCGATCGATCTCGACGGACGCGCCCGCGCGATGCCGCCCTCGGCCGGCGCCTACGAGCACAGCGAGGACGCGGCCGAGATCGACGCCGGCGTCGGCAGCGACGCGTCCACCACCGAGGCACCGTCGAGCAGCGGATGCGGCTGCCGCGTCACGCGACGCGCCGACGGCTCCGCGCCGCTCGCGCTCGCCTCGCTCGCGATCACGACGATCGCGCTGCGGCGTCGCCGGCGCTGA
- a CDS encoding DUF1622 domain-containing protein, producing the protein MHEGPVFEVVSRAIEVAGVAIIVVGIVIAWAQFAQHVVAHRRDSYGQLRRALGRSLLLGLELLVAADIVATVALEPTFQSLGVLAILVVIRTFLSWALELETEGRWPWQKHAERSGPGEWISAGDAAARSS; encoded by the coding sequence ATGCACGAGGGCCCTGTCTTCGAGGTCGTGAGCCGCGCGATCGAGGTCGCGGGCGTCGCGATCATCGTGGTCGGGATCGTGATCGCGTGGGCGCAGTTCGCGCAGCACGTCGTGGCGCATCGCCGCGATTCGTACGGGCAGCTGCGGCGCGCGCTCGGCCGCTCGCTCCTGCTCGGCCTCGAGCTGCTGGTCGCCGCCGACATCGTCGCGACGGTCGCGCTGGAGCCGACGTTCCAGAGCCTCGGCGTGCTCGCGATCCTCGTCGTGATCCGGACGTTCTTGAGCTGGGCGCTGGAGCTCGAGACCGAAGGGCGATGGCCGTGGCAGAAGCACGCGGAGCGGAGCGGACCGGGCGAGTGGATCAGCGCCGGCGACGCCGCAGCGCGATCGTCGTGA
- a CDS encoding BON domain-containing protein: MRFGLGRRHPPGPRGFRRSDERIHEEVCTRLTLDPWIDASELEVRVNGGEVLLEGEVDTREQRWHAEDLAWSVLGVEDVLTRVRVRGLVPGRPPAPPRAHDEPLREPVMTEPAHPSRLSSFRTGLEWGGVGRRPRDW, encoded by the coding sequence ATGAGGTTCGGGCTCGGACGACGACATCCCCCGGGACCGCGCGGGTTCCGCCGCTCCGACGAGCGCATCCACGAGGAGGTCTGCACGCGCCTCACGCTGGACCCGTGGATCGACGCGTCGGAGCTCGAAGTGCGCGTGAACGGCGGCGAAGTGCTCCTCGAGGGCGAGGTCGACACGCGCGAGCAGCGCTGGCACGCCGAGGACCTCGCGTGGTCGGTGCTCGGCGTGGAGGACGTGCTCACGCGCGTGCGGGTGCGCGGGCTCGTGCCCGGTCGTCCTCCGGCACCGCCGCGCGCCCACGACGAGCCGCTGCGCGAGCCGGTGATGACCGAGCCCGCGCACCCCTCGCGCCTCAGCTCGTTCCGCACCGGGCTCGAGTGGGGCGGCGTCGGACGGCGCCCCCGCGATTGGTGA